The genomic interval CATATTCATATTCTTCAAAATGTTGGTCATTGAGGCCATTTGAGCGGTTAGAGCGGTCAAAGCATCTACTTCAAGAACACCCGCTACTTTTCGACTTGTATGAGCTCTATTAGTTGACCATTGATAGTTGTTGCTAGCTATCCTTTCCAAAATCTCAAAAGCTTCATTGTAAGACTTGGAAAGAATGGCTCCATTAGCGGAAGCATCCAACACCATCCTAGATGCCGCATTGAGACCATTGTAAAATGTCTCAAGTTGGATACAATGAGGAATACCATGGTGGGGGCACTTCCTtaacaactccttgaatcttTCCCATGCATCACTAGTAGTCTCATCTTCTGATTGTTGAAAGGACATGATCTCGCTTCGAAACTTTGCATTTCTTGTTGGAGGAAAGTATTTTCTCAAGAATTTTTCAGCCAAGTCATTCCAATTAGTCACCGAATCGGGAGGAAGAGTGTTAAGCCATGCTCTAGCCCGATCCCTCAAGGAAAATGGGAACAACTTCAATCTTAAAGCCTCTTCACTTACTCCTTGTAGCTTGAAAGAGTCACTCACTTCCAAAAATGAGCGAATatggaggtgaggatcttcCGTTGGCGACCCACCAAATTGACCAActgtttggagcatttgaaacatgACGGGCTTGAGCTCAAAGTGAGGTGCTTGGATTTCGGGTCTCACAATACCCGGATTTAACTCATTGAACATAGGGGCTGCATACTCTCTTATTGCTCGGGTTCTATCGTCGGCCAAAGCAATAGGATTGGCTTCATTATGAGCACCCCCAATTTCAAACCCATCGGCCATATTGCAGCGTTTTTTAGCCTTTTGTTCCTTCCTCCTTTGTCTGAAAGTGCGTTCAATTTCGGGGTCAATAGGAGTAAGTTCAaggtcttcttcttgctcgttcaTGCACTAGATTACacctgaaaaagaaaaattcagcGCACCAAATAGGATTAAAACTTTaaaccagaaaataaattgcaaaatagTTGATAATACACAATTTTTAGTTTCAATCCCCGGAAACGGCACTAAAAACTTCTTGTCaaaattatatacgcaagtatacgcagtcaaacaagtaataaagtgataagtaagatcatctccacagggattgcaaacaaaaatatcttgtaaaaccaactaattacaacttaaagtAAAAGCAAATAATATGCaaatggttgagtaatgattcaaaattaaaattgacaTGAATTAAACTTGCTAGAATTAAACTACTGCTGCTAAGAAAAATTGGCTGCAAGATAACAAGTGTAATATGGCAaaaaatggcttgaataactaattccttctagtcaggttttttTTTCAGTCAGTACAGCATCGGTTCAGCATTACTCTAGCATTCTGCACAGAGATAACAAAAAAGtcctctaggcttgtgagaattttccaacactcacaacTTTAATTCTACCATTTAGctcaatatattcctatatcaaa from Cannabis sativa cultivar Pink pepper isolate KNU-18-1 chromosome 4, ASM2916894v1, whole genome shotgun sequence carries:
- the LOC115713460 gene encoding uncharacterized protein LOC115713460 is translated as MNEQEEDLELTPIDPEIERTFRQRRKEQKAKKRCNMADGFEIGGAHNEANPIALADDRTRAIREYAAPMFNELNPGIVRPEIQAPHFELKPVMFQMLQTVGQFGGSPTEDPHLHIRSFLEVSDSFKLQGVSEEALRLKLFPFSLRDRARAWLNTLPPDSVTNWNDLAEKFLRKYFPPTRNAKFRSEIMSFQQSEDETTSDAWERFKELLRKCPHHGIPHCIQLETFYNGLNAASRMVLDASANGAILSKSYNEAFEILERIASNNYQWSTNRAHTSRKVAGVLEVDALTALTAQMASMTNILKNMNMGGSVQPAAAIQRAKNSCVYCGDGHTFENCPSNLASVCYVGNQNFNRNNNPYSNSYNPAWKHHPNFSWGGQGKQSFPPGFSQQPRPQQTHQPQGSQTSSLESLMRDYMAKNDTVIQSQAASLRNLEVQLGQLANDLKNRPQGTLPSDTENPRRDGKEHCKAVTLRSGKIIESNVAATRSKEPSSIQKEGEMKKKPATSAVEIPPVVTASSQHSAAEKSLQKPPPPFPQRFKKQQDDGQFQRFLDVLKQLHINIPLVEALEQMPTYVKFLKDKDWGV